The following are encoded together in the Thalassomonas haliotis genome:
- a CDS encoding LysE family translocator: MEFTAWLSLAAICLMGAMSPGPSLAMVLKHTVSGGRVNGMITAVTHGVGVALYAVFTVMGLALIIKQTPWLFELIRYAGAAYLVWQAFKALTANSSSAKLDYQQTRVTKTQSAHEGFMIAFLNPKLAIFFLALFSQFIDVNANLVQKTIMVATVGGIDALWYVLIALLLSQSALLTKLKNNVNVVEKITGIAFLLVAARIVL, encoded by the coding sequence ATGGAATTTACAGCTTGGCTTTCTTTAGCCGCTATTTGTTTAATGGGAGCCATGTCTCCCGGGCCGAGCCTGGCCATGGTATTAAAACATACGGTTTCAGGTGGCCGGGTAAACGGCATGATCACGGCGGTGACACATGGCGTCGGGGTTGCCCTGTATGCGGTATTCACTGTGATGGGGCTTGCGCTTATTATCAAGCAAACTCCCTGGTTATTTGAACTGATCCGTTATGCCGGTGCCGCCTATCTGGTGTGGCAGGCATTTAAAGCGTTAACGGCCAATTCTTCATCCGCCAAGCTTGATTACCAGCAAACCCGGGTAACCAAAACGCAAAGTGCCCATGAAGGTTTTATGATTGCCTTTTTGAACCCTAAGCTGGCAATATTCTTTCTGGCTTTATTCAGCCAGTTTATTGATGTTAATGCCAACCTTGTACAAAAAACCATTATGGTGGCAACTGTCGGCGGTATAGATGCTTTATGGTATGTACTTATTGCCTTGCTCCTGTCCCAGTCGGCCTTGCTGACTAAGCTGAAAAATAACGTTAATGTTGTTGAGAAAATTACCGGGATTGCCTTTCTGCTGGTGGCGGCGCGGATTGTTTTATAG